The sequence cttcagaaaacactccccagatgtgagaggggcaacaggagcaaaataaacaaaaacaaaagccctgcaccttgcttctgcaattgggtgaattgggaaggacaatgctgaaaagctctttgaaaccatgattaaattgaccctgagatcactcctggttcctgtttagctgtggctgcacagcaggactgattcctccacagaggagtcccctgctccccactacaccccaacccagcacacaccagagctcaagccagggagctgcacgaagaccttcctggaaagagagaggccacgagggctgtttctctgagacatggaGTAGGTTTactcagagaagtctctcctcacttgtcactgccttttcctccttgaccaggcCCTTTCCACAAACtgagcagatgtccaacagcagctccatcacccagttcctcctcctggcatttgcagacacgcgggagctgcagctcttgcacttctggctcttcctgggcatctacctggctgctctcctgggcaatagcctcatcatcaccgccgtagcctgcgaccaccgcctccacacccctatgtacttcttcctcctcaacctctccctccttgacctgggctccatctccaccacggTGCCCAAAtacatggccaattccctgtgggacaccagggccatctcctacttggggtgtgctactcaggtttttttctttctccttttcttgtcagcagagtattgtcttctcaccatcatggcctatgaccgccacgttgccatctgcaaccccctgcactacgggaccctcctgggcagcagagcttgtctgaaaatggcagcagctgcctggggcagtgggtttctcaatgctgtgctgcacacggccaatacatttgcactacccctctgccatggcaatgggctggaccagttcttctgtgaaatcccccagatcctcaagctgtCCTGCTCACACAcgtacctcagggaagttgggcttcttgtggttagtgcctgtttagcattggggtgttttgttttcatcgtgctgtcctatgtgcagatcttcagggccgtgctgagaatcccctctgagcagggacggcacaaagccttttccacgtgcctccctcacctggctgtggtctccttGTTTCTGAGCACTGGCGTGTTTGCCTATCTGAGGCCccgctccatctcctctccatccctggatctggtggtggctgttctgtactcgttggttcctccagcagtgaaccccctcatctacagcatgaggaaccaggacctcaaggatgccctgaggaaactATTTCAATACATCCTACTTCAacttcagcatcaataagatgcccatTATCTTCATAGCAGCCCCAGGGTTTCTCAGGAAATGTGAAAactttgtggtttggtttgttttttcttttgctcattcGTTGATGATACAATTCCTCTTTAAGTAAGACTATATTTGCcctcctgcttttgttttgtttttttactcaAGGACCTCTTATATATATGGAGACAGGCTCCCTGtgataaacacaataaagaaaccagTAGAAATTTTTTTGCCCCCGTTCCCATCACTTGTATCTTGTGTGGAcatggacaacagcaggaccGGGTCTTTCCCGTGCTGGtgtctcctcacttcccccctgtgctgctgtgcccttgcatttgtgtaagccctaaggtctcatgtcacttgtgacagtcctgttgcctccacagtggcatgccttgggtgcaggaggagcaggccatgtgaaccactgtgtcagagctggcttccctgccagcaccaccgtcaccaaaggggctcctcaggagAGGGGCAGacgaccgggtgcctcttccaaagctggtgtcaggaatacacccaaggagctgctcccaaaaaaggcctattgctcttctggggtttccgacagattcagggggacaagctaagagtcACAGAATGATATGTTAGAGActgagggttggatggagagcccccttcttggttgcacatggccgagaagacagcaactggtctttgaattatctgcctggcactgtcacacctctggtggggatgatggcagatgctggcctggagagaaatcaggaactgccaggaggcgtcagggaaaccccagggacagcgtatgagtctgggtgggcagtgatttgctcctcataaaatgtgtttcacataaggtaggttcttccagaggaaaaggtgaacctgaggagcccatgggctactgaggactctgcaatgccaggagaggctgtgaggagccagcaggcaaagggacatgagagtggagagtggttcaggacaccgtgacggatgcacccactctgaattagtgaacagtactttggttcaagcgTCACCAacaagtggccctgactgaaatcagtcctgctgtgcaaactgtgagagctgtgctaggccatatcttctcagccactaaggagCCTTGGCCACGTCTTATCAGGAGTGAAGAGTAGcagcccgagctgggagcagacagaagtaaaactgctacagctgccctcctgcacagacaccaaaggagggtttgactacgagtccatccctgtgtgctataaatatttgtagcctccccgaGGCCATTGAGGTCTCCTGTACGGCAACaggttgcatggcgatgatctgccctttgagcagggacacttctcaagggtactcctcaaggctgagagaccccttacctggtacctgatatctataacgaggcaggtgacattttacattaggcctaaaagtatattgtatgctagcaacatttatttatatatccagctatagcttaaatattagaattgtagtcagtagcagagtgtttgactactgtctaaatcattgtctaaatcattgtctaatcaccatctaaattatcatctaCATTATCAtgtcaatcattgtcaaatcattgtcaaatcactgtttaagtactgttcaattactattcaattattgcttaatcaccatttgattatcatttaattttcattcaatcatcaattaattgtcatttgatcatcgtttaatcattaataaaatcttttagtaaaccccacagcaatgacttctcttaataattcacctgctaCAAAAACTGGTGTAGTCTGCAGTGTGGCGGACTCGGTCCTTGAATAATTATGGAGGAACAAATTTAACCCTTCACcaaaatttgtggatgattgggtgc comes from Mycteria americana isolate JAX WOST 10 ecotype Jacksonville Zoo and Gardens unplaced genomic scaffold, USCA_MyAme_1.0 Scaffold_111, whole genome shotgun sequence and encodes:
- the LOC142403126 gene encoding olfactory receptor 14A16-like, which produces MSNSSSITQFLLLAFADTRELQLLHFWLFLGIYLAALLGNSLIITAVACDHRLHTPMYFFLLNLSLLDLGSISTTVPKYMANSLWDTRAISYLGCATQVFFFLLFLSAEYCLLTIMAYDRHVAICNPLHYGTLLGSRACLKMAAAAWGSGFLNAVLHTANTFALPLCHGNGLDQFFCEIPQILKLSCSHTYLREVGLLVVSACLALGCFVFIVLSYVQIFRAVLRIPSEQGRHKAFSTCLPHLAVVSLFLSTGVFAYLRPRSISSPSLDLVVAVLYSLVPPAVNPLIYSMRNQDLKDALRKLFQYILLQLQHQ